One segment of Panicum virgatum strain AP13 chromosome 3K, P.virgatum_v5, whole genome shotgun sequence DNA contains the following:
- the LOC120700277 gene encoding uncharacterized protein LOC120700277, translating to MSRFGSRALRRWDDEDEYDVDDLLIIAGLLEGSKRNKRKKKFRGSLPSRHNVPRDILGGHQRIYLDYFADQCVYNEKHFRRRFQMSKSLFLRIVAAIEAHDDYFRQKPDAVGSLGASALQKVIAAFRMLAYGIPADFLDDYVRLGESTIIECLKRFVKAVVEVFGEEYSRAPNAQDISRLLAINNARGFPGMLGSIDCMHW from the coding sequence ATGTCAAGGTTTGGTAGTCGAGCTCTTCGGCGGTGGGATGACGAGGATGAATATGATGTTGACGATCTATTGATCATTGCCGGTCTTCTTGAGGGCTCGAAGAGAAACAAGCGGAAGAAAAAGTTCCGTGGATCATTGCCGAGTCGCCACAATGTGCCAAGGGACATTCTGGGAGGTCACCAGCGCATCTACCTGGACTACTTCGCTGACCAGTGTGTATACAATGAGAAACATTTCAGAAGGAGGTTTCAGATGTCCAAGTCTCTCTTTCTACGGATAGTCGCTGCAATTGAGGCGCATGACGACTACTTCCGTCAGAAGCCTGATGCCGTTGGAAGTCTTGGTGCCTCTGCATTACAGAAGGTCATTGCTGCCTTTCGGATGCTGGCCTACGGTATTCCAGCTGACTTCCTGGATGACTATGTGAGGTTGGGAGAGAGCACCATCATCGAGTGTTTGAAACGTTTTGTGAAAGCTGTTGTCGAAGTCTTTGGTGAAGAATACTCGAGGGCCCCCAATGCCCAGGACATATCCAGGTTGCTGGCAATTAATAATGCAAGAGGGTTCCCAGGAATGCTTGGTTCAATTGATTGCATGCACTGGTAA
- the LOC120700275 gene encoding beta-glucuronosyltransferase GlcAT14A-like, with translation MKPLIPQSLHAAVDRRWLLPLAVGSALSLLLLVALTTFPLPLPSSSSSAAGALFVEHKLAPTPPSPAGAELPRIAFLISGSAGDASALRRVLLALYHPRNRYILHLDAEAPDSDRRDLAAGLAAHPVLASAANVRVVDRANLITYRGPTMVANTLHAAAAFLWGHAGAGGSDWDWFINLSASDYPLVTQDDLIHVFSKLPRDLNFIDHTSDIGWKEFQRAKPVIIDPGLYMKKKADVFWIPQRRSVPTAFKLFTGSAWMALSRPFVEYCIWGWDNLPRTVLMYYSNFISSPEGYFHTVVCNAEEFKNTTVNHDLHYISWDNPPKQHPHYLTVEDLDRMVASDAPFARKFHADDPVLDKIDDEILSRGADMPTPGGWCAGTRENGSDPCSVIGDTSLLLPGRGAVRLQRLVTSLLSEEKFHPRQCK, from the exons ATGAAGCCCCTCATCCCCCAGtccctccacgccgccgtcgaccgCCGCTGGCTGCTCCCCCTGGCCGTCGGCTCCGCGCtctcgctcctcctcctcgtcgcacTCACCaccttccccctccccctcccctcctcgtcctcctcggccgccggcgccctcttCGTCGAGCACAAGCTCGCCCCCACCCCGCcgtcccccgccggcgccgagctcCCCCGCATCGCCTTCCTCATCTCCGGCTCCGCCGGGGACGCCTCCGctctccgccgcgtcctcctcGCGCTCTACCACCCCAGGAACCGCTACATCCTGCACCTCGATGCCGAGGCCCCCGACTCCGACCGGagggacctcgccgccggcctcgccgcccaccCGGTCCTCGCCTCCGCGGCCAACGTCCGCGTCGTCGACCGCGCCAACCTCATCACCTACCGCGGGCCCACCATGGTCGCCAACacgctccacgccgccgccgccttcctgtGGGGCCACGCAGGCGCCGGCGGCTCCGACTGGGACTGGTTCATCAACCTCTCCGCCTCCGATTACCCGCTCGTCACGCAGGATG ATCTGATACACGTCTTCTCCAAGCTGCCGCGTGATCTCAACTTCATCGACCACACCAGCGACATCGGATGGAAGGA GTTTCAGAGGGCCAAGCCCGTTATCATTGACCCCGGCCTCTACATGAAGAAGAAGGCTGATGTCTTCTGGATACCGCAGAGGCGGAGCGTGCCGACAGCCTTCAAGCTCTTCACTG GTTCTGCTTGGATGGCACTGTCTAGGCCCTTTGTGGAATACTGCATATGGGGCTGGGACAACCTACCTCGTACGGTGCTCATGTACTACTCCAATTTCATCTCCTCGCCAGAAGGCTACTTCCACACCGTGGTCTGCAATGCTGAGGAATTCAAGAACACAACAGTGAACCATGACCTGCATTATATCTCATGGGACAACCCTCCAAAGCAACATCCACACTACCTCACGGTCGAAGATTTAGACAGGATGGTTGCTAGCGATGCACCTTTCGCTCGGAAGTTCCATGCAGACGACCCTGTGCTAGACAAGATAGACGATGAGATCCTGTCCCGCGGTGCAGACATGCCAACCCCTGGAGGCTGGTGCGCAGGAACACGAGAGAACGGGAGCGACCCTTGCTCTGTGATAGGTGACACCAGTCTCCTTCTGCCTGGCCGTGGAGCAGTGCGGCTGCAGCGGCTGGTCACCTCTCTGCTGTCAGAGGAGAAGTTCCACCCAAGACAGTGCAAGTAG